Proteins encoded in a region of the Neoarius graeffei isolate fNeoGra1 chromosome 3, fNeoGra1.pri, whole genome shotgun sequence genome:
- the LOC132883505 gene encoding uncharacterized protein LOC132883505 translates to MEGKRQTILQTCMRARSYTVHFTSLHRPGPAALASKSVSVGMTSSTKKNAFNSWKLRHHFIFKEDKGNNTIVQCKLCIPAVKHLSSSKDSTSNLKKHLQRKHPRHFNEEREDTVPPEMSDHGQEQEVSHPPFKQAKFGLGTSTSQSAVSRLIFEFVIDDVQPFSLVEQPSFKKLIEGISGGKTVMCRKTLVQRIEREFVAMKENLTATLKKVAHVCTTADLWTAHNRSFFGMTCHWIEEDTLERRSAALACVRVKGRHTFDVLAAKICEIHADFKVQHKVRATVTDNGSNFVKAFREFEATEETAPDDCDDGIRFLDMDAVLEMEGDEELQFFLPPHQRCAAHTLNLIATNEVDKAASTGPSRRVYRSAMGKCAFIWNKAHRSSAAAEVVQDIASMRVSVPCATRWSSEYMAISKLIGLTEDQLGDICTRLGGTRLNPHEMTFLREYVAVLQPLAQSIDLLQGEKKCFLGFLIPTILSLKSKLSEKLANVTLTAHIITAVINAIDSRFGAMLSSHEAKMATTTMPKFRLCWLPAEKKENMCKTLIQEAASLDTIEPLAAAVNTVSDSDGSDEDFFVFGKTNSSDKTTAEEEVRRFLDDPAKSLDSLNAFPLVKQLFMKYNTTLPSSAPVERLFSYGGNVLTSSRSRMSDDHMEQVLLLRYNRKFCPKLGFD, encoded by the exons ATGGAGGGAAAGCGACAAACTATCCTACAGACATGCATGCGCGCGCGCAGTTACACAGTTCACTTCACTTCGCTTCATCGTCCTGGACCGGCAGCATTGGCGTCAAAGTCAGTCTCTGTTGGCATGACGTCTTCAACCAAGAAGAACGCATTTAATTCGTGGAAATTACGACATCACTTTATTTTCAAAGAAGATAAAGGGAACAACACCATCGTGCAATGCAAGCTCTGCATTCCAGCTGTGAAACACTTGTCATCGTCGAAGGATTCTACTTCAAATCTGAAAAAGCATTTACAG agGAAGCATCCAAGACATTTCAATGAAGAAAGGGAAGACACCGTTCCACCTGAGATGAGTGATCATGGACAAGAACAAGAGGTCTCGCATCCTCCTTTCAAACAAGCAAAATTTGGACTTGGAACCAGCACATCTCAGAGTGCTGTTAGTAGACTGATATTTGAATTTGTTATTGATGATGTTCAGCCGTTCTCCTTGGTTGAGCAGCCTTCATTCAAAAAACTCATAGAGGGAATCAGTGGTGGCAAAACAGTCATGTGCAGAAAGACACTTGTGCAGCGTATTGAGAGGGAATTTGTTGCCATGAAAGAAAACTTGACTGCAACACTTAAGAAAGTGGCACATGTGTGTACAACGGCAGACTTGTGGACTGCACACAACAGAAGTTTTTTTGGTATGACATGCCACTGGATTGAGGAGGATACTCTTGAGCGGAGGTCAGCAGCACTGGCCTGTGTGCGAGTGAAGGGACGTCATACTTTTGATGTCCTTGCAGCAAAAATCTGTGAAATACATGCAGACTTCAAAGTGCAACACAAAGTAAGGGCCACAGTAACAGACAATGGGAGTAATTTTGTTAAGGCTTTCCGCGAATTCGAAGCAACTGAAGAGACAGCGCCAGACGACTGTGATGATGGAATCAGGTTTTTGGATATGGATGCGGTTCTGGAAATGGAGGGAGATGAAGAGCTTCAGTTTTTCCTCCCCCCTCATCAACGGTGTGCAGCACACACACTCAACTTGATTGCCACCAATGAGGTGGACAAAGCAGCATCAACAGGGCCATCGCGGAGAGTGTATCGAAGTGCAATGGGAAAGTGTGCTTTTATATGGAACAAAGCACATCGATCATCAGCAGCTGCAGAGGTAGTACAAGATATTGCCAGTATGCGGGTTTCCGTTCCGTGTGCCACAAGGTGGAGCTCTGAGTATATGGCCATTTCCAAACTGATTGGCCTTACAGAAGATCAGCTGGGGGACATCTGCACAAGACTTGGAGGGACCAGGTTGAACCCTCATGAAATGACTTTTCTCAGAGAATATGTAGCTGTGTTACAGCCACTTGCTCAATCCATTGATCTTCTACAGGGTGAGAAAAAATGCTTTCTTGGGTTCCTCATTCCTACAATCTTAAGCCTCAAGTCTAAGCTCTCTGAGAAATTGGCAAACGTGACCCTCACAGCACACATTATTACTGCAGTCATTAATGCAATCGACAGTCGCTTTGGTGCCATGCTGAGCAGCCATGAGGCAAAAATGGCAACGACCACCATGCCAAAATTTCGCTTGTGTTGGCTTCCTGCTGAGAAGAAAGAGAATATGTGCAAAACATTGATTCAGGAGGCAGCCTCTTTGGACACCATAGAACCTCTTGCCGCTGCAGTCAACACAGTGTCTGACTCTGATGGATCAGATGAGGATTTTTTTGTCTTTGGGAAGACAAACAGTAGTGACAAGACCACAGCAGAGGAAGAGGTTCGGCGGTTCCTTGATGATCCTGCGAAGAGCTTGGATTCCCTAAACGCATTTCCTTTGGTTAAGCAACTCTTCATGAAGTACAATACTACACTACCTTCCAGCGCTCCAGTTGAACGTCTTTTCAGTTATGGAGGAAATGTACTTACCTCATCTCGTAGTAGAATGTCTGATGACCACATGGAGCAAGTCCTCCTTCTTCGTTACAACAGAAAGTTTTGCCCAAAGCTAGGTTTTGATTGA